In Thermocrinis minervae, a single genomic region encodes these proteins:
- the mazG gene encoding nucleoside triphosphate pyrophosphohydrolase, with translation MREVEELLEIMERLRKECPWDRSQTHESLKKYALEEVYELLEAIDEKDDGKLKEELGDVLLQVVFHSQIAKERGAFTFEDVVKNLIEKLIQRHPHVFSDANPEEVLKNWEANKKRESIFDGIPKSLPALARSQKIQDRASSVGFDFSHIDQVFEKLQEEIEELKQAIREGKGQKDIEHEVGDILTAVVELARFLKVDAETALQKANDRFIRRFSYIEQKAKQMGKDLKDMTLEEMDRLWMEAKMYD, from the coding sequence ATGAGAGAGGTTGAAGAGCTTTTGGAGATTATGGAAAGACTAAGGAAGGAATGCCCATGGGATAGAAGTCAAACGCATGAAAGCCTTAAAAAATATGCCTTGGAAGAGGTCTACGAGCTTTTGGAGGCCATAGACGAGAAGGATGACGGAAAACTTAAAGAGGAGCTTGGAGATGTGCTTCTACAGGTGGTGTTTCACTCTCAGATAGCTAAGGAGAGGGGAGCCTTTACCTTTGAGGATGTAGTAAAAAACCTAATAGAAAAGCTCATACAAAGGCATCCACACGTGTTTTCAGATGCCAACCCTGAGGAGGTACTCAAAAACTGGGAAGCCAACAAGAAGAGAGAGAGCATATTTGATGGAATACCAAAGAGCCTTCCAGCTCTGGCCAGGAGTCAAAAGATACAGGATAGAGCAAGCTCCGTAGGCTTTGACTTTAGCCATATAGACCAGGTGTTTGAAAAACTTCAGGAGGAGATAGAGGAACTAAAGCAGGCCATACGTGAAGGTAAAGGTCAGAAGGACATAGAACACGAGGTGGGTGATATACTCACTGCTGTGGTAGAGCTAGCAAGGTTCTTGAAGGTGGACGCAGAAACTGCCCTCCAGAAGGCAAACGACAGGTTCATAAGAAGATTCTCCTACATAGAGCAAAAGGCCAAGCAGATGGGAAAGGACCTCAAAGACATGACCCTAGAGGAGATGGACAGACTCTGGATGGAAGCCAAGATGTACGACTGA